TCAGCTTGTATTCATTGAAGGGCTGAATAGGCTGGTAATTAAACACACCCCCGGGCCTGTATctaacccctcccccacaccccTGGCCTGTATctaacccctcccccacaccccTGGCCTGTATCTAACCCCTCCACCCTGTATAGGGTCTTCCCCAAGTATTACAAGAACGAGGCCAAGAAGAGAGAGATATTGTCGGCGGCAGCAGCTGCTGGTGTCTCCGTGGCATTTGGTGCTCCAGTGGGGGGTGTGCTCTTCAGCCTGGAGGAGGTCAGCTACTCATGGCATTCAGAATAATAGTGtctagcagtcatcatgaataTATACCTGCTCATAATAACTAGCAGCTACTGCCGTTAGTGTCACCCGATATgacagagtgtgtgtgtgtgtgtgtgtgtgtgtgtgtgtgtgtgcagattTCCTACTACTTTCCCCACAAAGTGATGTGGCGGtcgttctttgctgccttgaCAGCTGCGTTCACCCTCAAGCTCATGAACCCGTACTTCTCTGGCCACCTGGTTCTATTCTACGCTAACTACGACCACCAATGGCATATCTTTGAGTTCTTCCCCTTCCTTCTTATTGGAGTGTTTGGGGTGAGTGGCAGCTGGTCCTAGTGTAgctatggatactgatgacACAGTGTGGTTGTGTGATTCATGTTTGAGCATATGGATCTGTCCATGCAGGGACTGTATGGAGCTGCCTTCATCTGGTGCAACATTAAGTGGTCCAAGATTCGAATGAAGTACTTTAAGAGCTTCCCCCTCCCACTcattgaggtgtgtgtggtgtgtggtgtgggtgtctCTTTTTAACCCTTTTTGCAGCTGTGCAGATTAATATATGCATGTCTTATGTCTATATTAATTGACATACTTTCCTCTTGCAGGTTCTGGCGGTGGCAGTTCTGACAGGGCTGATCCAGTTCCCTAATCCATATACCCGTACCAACGCCAGTCAGGTGATCAGACAGCTGTTCTCACAGTGCGGCCCTCTTGACACCACCACCATTGACCTCTGGTGAGACCATTATATTCTAGCAATCTATAAAACTACATTGTATTTGTGTGCTCACATAGTTTGATgatccataacttgtgttaggaacgtccaatttcaatACAAAAATATGAGCTttttggtagtgctacaatatggtgtgTTTGGATCACTGATTTATTTCAGGCCCAAATTATCCATTTTCTGACAAAAAGCGTGggcaatgtatatatattataagtTGATgtttttcagaatcaggcctgttttcagcGCTAACTCTGATGATCCATAACTTGTACTAGGAATGTATGTTTGTAGGAATGCTTGCAACCACTCCCCTTTCCTGTAGTGACTACAATATCTCCCATACCGACCCGGATGCACTGTACCACGACTCACCTGCTCTTAGTGGAGTGTGGACGGCCGTGTGGCAGCTCTTCCTGGCAATGGTTGTCAAGGGCCTTCTCACCATTTTCACATATGGCATCAAAGTGCCAGCTGGCCTCTTCATACCCTCCATGTTTGTGGGGGCGTGCTTTGGGAGGATTGTCGGTATCTGCATGGAGCAGCTACTTGTGTGAGTGTCTAGTCAGCAATCAATAGGTAGACGCAGAGTTGCTATGTCTACAGTAACTAAAGTTCTGATAGTCCaaattcaacaattttatgattttctgaaagcttagaaggagctctatcagatggtatgctcaaatctcaaatttggaacgggccataattGTTCATTTTCggaaaaataccatgggctatggctatatatatagcccatggtattttgtcaaaaacaggcccaaaatagacttttgattttaacgcatcatctgaaaggcctctctctaagttttcaaaaaatcataaaattaacgttattgaaCCAActgaactaaagttatggctgtttaaaGATGTACCCTCtactgtgtgcatggattTGTTTCCTGTCAGTTAGCTGGTATTATGGCTATAACATTCAGGGCCACAACATAAATACCAAACAATATTAAGGGGCTGAAGGCTGTCTAAGTAAAGCAGGgtaaactacatgtagttgatgCCCTCCCCTCCTCTTATAGTGTCTACCAGGACTCTTCTTTTGTGAAGCTATTTTGCTCGGACCAGGAGACCTGCATCACACCAGGGCTCTATGCTATGATCGGGGCAGCCGCCGCTCTCGGAGGCGTCACCAGGATGACAGGTGACACAATGAGGTGTAGTCTAACTGTACTTTGACCCCTCTCCCTCGTACAGTGTCACTAGTGGTCATCATGTTTGAGCTGACAGGAGGACTAACGTACATCGTGCCCATCATGGTGGCTGTCATGATCAGCAAATGGGTTGGGGACGCCCTTCATAAAGATGGAATGTATCCAACCTACTTAATAGTCCTCTGTTGTATAATAGTTGGAAGTgatatttttatttttgtccTTGACTGTTGGTTGCCTAGCTACGATGCCCACATCCATCTCCTTGGTTACCCGTTCCTGGACAGTAAGGATGAGTTCACTCACAACACAGTGGTATCTGATGTCATGCGTCCTCAGCAAGGTgacccacccctcactgtgaTCGACCTCTCCTTGGCAACCATTGGGAGTCTCCGGACCACTATTGAAGAATCTGAGTACTTTGGGTTCCCCTGTGTCCTCAACGCTGACTCACAGCTGCTCGCCGGGTTCCTCTCGAGGAAGGACATTCAGTTTGTGCTTGGTGAGGCTCTGTGGGTCTGTGCATGGTCATGTGATGCTTGCAAGAGGGTTTCAGTAGCTACTTGTACAATACTTAGAGCTTCAGCACGTTGATGCCATACTGAACTAGCTCTGCTGTTAATACTAGAgttgtgcgtgcgtgtgtgtgtggtgtgggcgtgtgtgagtgtgtcctAACTAATGAGGTGTTGATGTCCCTCCTACAGATCAAGTGGCGATAAGAGACGAGGGTATCAGTGACGAGAGTCGTGTGTACTTCATTGACTCCGCCCGTAAGATGAACAGACAGCTGCTCGCCTTGCAAGTGCCCAGCGTCAACTTCAGGGGGCTCATGGACCCTGTGAGTGGGCGTAGTgtagtgggtgggtgtgtgagtgggcgtagtgtagtgggtgtgtgtgataactattataatttttgttttttgcaGTCCCCGTTTCAAATCTCCGACCAGACTCCTATGGAGACGGTTGTTGAGATGGTGAGGAAACTTGGCATTCGACAAGTGCTCATCTCACACAAGGGGTAAGTCATCcctcccccaccccctcacacactcacacccgcCCCCCACACATAGACGACTGTTGGGCATTGTCACCAAGAAGGATGTCTTGAGGCACATGGCACAGCTGGAGAACAAGGATCCCTCAACCATCAGATTCCATTAGCTCTCTCTATCAGACAAACACAAATTTAGTTTATGGCACTGCTTTAATTATTTATTGGTTGCTCTAGTGATCTCAATCTGTTTTTATCATCTCAATAGCTAAAAATCTAATAAATTGACAAAAAAATGTTGATGATATAATAATGTGttcataatatataattaaagttcacataatattatattgtgGTCTCCAAGAGTTGGTGATCATTTCCTAGCTGTGTCGTAGTTAGAACAGAACCACTCGACTGCCTCCCTGATACctgcatgacatcatcatgggTCACatgagctgcatgcatgtgatgcaCGTACCTTGCTTGGGGTCTGTGAACTGGAAGTCCGGGAGGTAGCTCCTCAGCTTAGCATTGCTAGCAGTCTTCTTGTGTTGACCATCCGACTTGCTGGTGTCAAACTGCAGGCCAGAACACATAATGATGTAACTATACTTGACTGTATACACAAGCAAATgatgtacaataaattatatagcccAGGATTATATGGTCCAGGGTCCAGGGTCCAATGCCGAAAAATAACACatctttcagaaaatcataaaaattaatgttcacatTGGATcgacggtactaaagttatggctgtttaaaggtgttcaactacaacaatggtgtggggactctttcagctgccataacttgaattccgtggacaCAATATTTATGATTCtgaaagctagctagcttagaagcacacacatgcacttctGTCTGTACCTTGACCTCCTGTTTGAACTCCATAGCTTCAGTTATCATGAGAGCAACATCTTTGATGGATATCTCATCCTCTTcccccactgtgtgtgtgtggtgtgggtgttgtgtgtgtggtgtgggtgttgtgtgtgtgtgtgtgtagtgtgtgtgtggtgtgtgggtgtgtgtgtgtgtattgtgtggtGGGGGGTAAGTGGCTGACCTGATAGGATGATGGGGTCTATCTCTTCATAGTGCCTCAGTACCCACACAAACAACTTAGCAAGGTCCTGCATAGAGGATTGGTAACACACAGACCGtacatacacccactcaccttgGAGTAGATGAACTGCCTGAGGGGACTCCCACTCCCGTACACAGTCAAGGGGGACTCATTCTCTGCATGGGTGTCGTACATAACAACCATTAGAGGTACAGACATAATAACGTGCAGATCAGACAAGATTATAACTATAGTTACAGAgatactacacacacacactatgataTCTCCAGTTGATGTACTAGCTCACGTTTGGCGATATAGCACTTGTGAATCAGTCCagggatcacatgactgtcCTCCAGGTTGAAGTTGTCATGGGGACCGTAGATATTAGTGGGTATGACGCTAGTGAACATGCATCCATGCTGCTCATGGTAGGCTCTGTGGAATATGAGACATAAATTAATtgaatttcaataattattggactGAATGGTGTTACCTGTTTTGTATGTCGATAAGTCTCTTGGCATGAGCATAACCAAAGTTAGAGCTGTGTGGTGGTCCGTTATGAACCTGTAAAGGTAGTTATTAGtaggacacacccacacacacacccacacacacccacacacacacacacagagcaccTCTCACCATAGTCTCGTCAATGGGGTAGGTTGTCTTGTCGGGGAAGATACAGGTGGAGAGACAAGAGACACACTTCTTCACCTGCTCTGATGGTTGGATTCAACAAGCAAgcacagtgaacacacacgAACCTTGTACTCATAACAGCACTGGAGCACAGAGTCGTTGATCTGAAGGTTCTTACGCTGtgtaccagtgtgtgtgtgtgtgtgggtgtggtgtgggtgtgtgtgtgtgggtgtgtgtgtgtgcgtgggacCTAGGACagataaacacacacacagcacgaCTGGTTAGACTGAGCTCACCAGGAAGTCCAACTTGTACTTGATGTTTTTGAAGAGACCCCCCACCATGGCAGCCAGGTGTACAACGTGGGTGGGCCGGTGCTTCTCAAACAGCTTCCTCGTCTCAGTGATATCACTATCAAGGCAACTAGCGTTATCCCAGTGTGCACAGAGAAATGTGAACTGTTACCTGAGGTCGCCATCTTTAGATGATAGGAACACCCAGTGCTCGTTGGGCTGAGCTTCCTCTGCGACAACCGTCCTTATAGCCTGTCCCACCAGGCCACTACCACCAGTCACCATGATCGTGATCGTCTCATCAGGACACACCTTCTTAGAGGATGGAGGGCTAGCCATTCAATATAGTCTACTGGGCAATGGACAGCTTAGTTTATAAAATAGTTCAAACCACAAAATCACAATCATCAGCATTTAAAAAGTTTACTCATCAGTAATTAGACAAGTTCTCTAGTAGAGAGCTGGCACTCACTCGATtagcagataattataatgaagaGTTCTCCTggctagtatagtatagtgcAGTGAGACCGAGAGTGGAATGGTCTTTTGGGTTCATGAAAGTGGGAGGGGCTCATAGGTGGAGATCTCAACTTGTTAGCTAAATTAGACCTCCTAGAGTATCATCTGTCAGCTACTAGGTAAGGTATCCCTGTGTCATTGTCACCTACtgtataccccccacagacccCCCCAGGCCTGTGTATCCACTATGCAGAACGTACTGTGGAGCATCCTGTGGATATTCCTACTGTTTTTCGTTGTCTGGTAACTCTATCAGAATAATCCCAAGTCCCATTATGTATCACTACCTGTACAGGTATGTGTCTGGTGTGGTCGCCTGGTTCTACATCCTCGTGTTACCCTTTGTTGCCTGTGTGCCAGCTCTGGACCCTCTCGCTCAGTTCTGTCTCAAGATAGTCCAGTTTCCTCTAGTGGCTGGTAGGAACATTCGAGATGGCACTCTGGGGTTTGATGCAGGGGCCGAGGGGACTCAGGAGAACAGCCATTGAACTGACTTGTTTGCGTTTTGCGTTTTGCGTAGTGTGTGTCTATAATAACGGTGTGTCTTAGCCAGTTAGGCTATAATTTTTAGCCAATCATTATTAAAACGGTCTTCATGTTCTTtatttgtaataattatgaattacATAAATACATGTAAGTTGAAGATATAAAACAGTGTGGGGTTGAGAGTGATATAAGGTTGACAAGTGACAGAGTTATGACCTGGCTATTGCACGCAACCATTCAGTTCCAGTCAGTCTTGTGGAACCAGTTGTCCTGCTATCGATCATTGTCCAGTTTGGTCTGAGGTACCACACACCGTATGTCCTGGCTATCTGCCTCTTGGCTGAGCTCTCCTTCCTTGAGTTGCGATGGAGGACATACAGTGATGAAGCACAGGGTGCCTTCCTGCATATCACACTGTGAGGTAATACGGCCACTCTCAGTCCCCCGAGCTTGTCAGCTGCACACTCGCCCAGTACAGTCTCTGTTTGGACATGGACGGGGGACCACTGAATACTGCACTCGTCCAGAGCATAGTTCAATTTAACTTGATCGTCCATTGAAAAGTTTCTAGTGCCAGCAAGAACTTCCCAGAGCAGCTCTGCAAGGAAAGAAACAATGAACTGACATGTGTTAATACTATATAAATGTATTAcctgttctgtgtgtgtgcctgaaCAAGGCCACGCCCATACAGAAGGTTACACCCCATTTCTCCCCCAGTAGGAACGGATAACTGCCAGCAGATCCAATCATGTCCACATCTTTGTACGTATCAAACAGTTGAGTAGGGTTCTGCAGTAGAATAGCGTCAGAGTCAAACACGGCGATGTCATAGCCCCAGTGACTGATCAGTCTGTACACAGTGGTCCGAGTTAtccaaatgtgtgagtagcgGGTTTGCATTTCTGTATCCATGGAAACCACAGTGGTGTTGTCTACGTACACTGATGGTACACCTCTCTCCTCCAGTAATGTGTGTAGGTCACTGTCCAGAGCTATCACTAGGACATTATCAAGTGGGCGTGGCAGCTTGACGAGTGAGGAAATCAGCCAGTTGAGTAAGATGGACCTGAACTGGCCATTGCTTGCAACCAGATTGAGTTGTTTTGATGGAAACTTGTGCAGCGTTTCTCGTAATACAGACACCCAGGGGGCGTTTAGGACGTCATCCCTCACGGCATCTCCGTGTGGGAAACTAATGTGATGACTgagtacagagctagaggaGGGGGGGTCGGTACTGATGAACGGGGTGAGTATTTGAGGGCGTCTTATATCAGATAGTGCCAGAGACGTCTGGTGTAGTTGCTTCTTGACTAATAAGTGTTTGACATGTTTCAAAAGACCATTATGACACAGCTGGAGGATGACAGTGCAGAAGAACAGGCAGAGCAGAGAGCAACAGAGACACTGTCGTTTGCTAGTCATCTTTAGAATGGAAGTGATGCACGGAATGGAGACTGCATGCCACACGAGGTCAGCCCATCAGAGTGCCTTGAGGTACTAGGTACCTGAGAACAGAGTCTTGGGGAGGTCtcttgaaataattatatcttgaAGACCACGCCTTCTACCTAGTGGTAGAAAGGCGTGGCCTCCATTGCAGTCAGCTGAAATACAgaatacagctagctagctagctctagctctgtacacacagtacTCTACTATGAACGTCTCTGGATTCTTGTCCGAGGTTCTGAAAAGATGGTTTATTCTGGGGATTGTCACAGCCATAGTCCTAGCCAAGCTGCACCCCCTCATAGGAGTAAAAGGAGGTATACCATGAAAGTTCAGATTTTAGTTTATATCAAATATTGAATGTAGGACCCCTGCATCCTGAGTACACTGTCAAGTACTTTGCTGTGTCTGTGATTTTCTTCAACAGCGGCCTATCGCTCAAGACGGAGGTGAGTGttgtgggtaaagatcatcaactTTACATGCTATCCCTCCAGGAGTTGACAAGAGCATTGGGGCAAGTCAGGCTTCACATCTTTATACAGTCCTTCACTCTCGTCTTCATCCCCATTGCCATGACGATACTTGTTAAACTGCTTGCTCTAACAGATTTCATCGATAAACCATTCCTTAACGGGTAAGTACCTCCCACTATCCCAACTAACCGAGCAATGCTCCGCACTAGTCTCCATGTGGTTGGATGCATGCCCCCTCCTGTGTCATCAGCTGTCATCCTCACcaaggctgtggggggtaacgACGCTGCAGCTGTCTTCAACTCGGCCTTTGGAAGCTTCCTGGTAAGCCCAACACATTGTATCTGTTCTGCTGTATATAGTCAACTCTTGACATTGCAGGGGATATTTGTCACCCCTCTCCTGTTACTCTACCTGGTAAGCTGTGTCTTGCtctgtatgtacacatgctAGTGTGTCTGTATGCACACGCTGAAGGTTGGCACTACAGCCAGTGTTCCATTTGTGTCTGTGTTTGCTCAGCTCTCCATCACAGTACTGGTCCCCCTCTTCCTTGGTCAGGTGAGTGGGTCACCACTGTCACTAGCATCGTGTACATATACTGCTCCTGCTCAGATTGTACGTCGGGTGATGAAGGCGTGGCTGGAAGAGAAATCCCCTCCATTTGGCACTATCAGCAGTTGCATCCTCCTCTTCATCATCTATACCACCTTCTGTGACACTTTCAACAGTAAGGGAGTGATGTCATTTATCTGGCTCAGTCATTATTTTCTGCAGGTTCTGACTCAGACATTGCTGTGAGCAGTGTAGTGAAGGTCATTGTACTAGGTTAGTGTTGTTCCATTCTCATTCTCATTGATACTCTACTCTCTCTACCCCTCCCAGTGTTCAGCTGCCAGTGTGTGTTCCTGTGCATCACTTATCTCACCACCTCTCTGTGAGTCCACCACCCCCCTCACTCTAACCCCCCACCACTTCACTCTaaccacccaccccctcactctcACCCCCTCACTCTAACCCCCCACCACTTCACTCTACAGGCTTGGTGTGTTCACCCGCTCTGATATTGTGGCCATGCTGTTCTGCTCAACACACAAGTCTCTCACACTAGGTACGTGCATAGTCTCTCACACTaggtatgcataattatgttgcattTCACAAAATGTAAGCCATGACGTTAGTATGCACATGTCTTAGTATAGCCATTTATAtactatgtacatgttttGCTCAGCCATTATCCATCCTCCATGCAGgcattccaatgttgaagaTAGTGTTTGAAGGCTCCACAATGTTGAGTTCCCTCACTCTCCCTCTGCTTATCTACCATCCAATACAGATACTGTTGGGTAGTGCTCTAGTGCCCTGGCTGCAAGGCTGGCTCAGACCTGACACACCCACTTCTCCCCCAAGATCATCTCCAGTGGAATCACTACCAACTTAGTGGACGTACTGTCAGAGATTATGTTTCATGCTTGTTTAAATGATAATTTTTATATTAGTACAATATTGCTCCTGTGATACATTTAAGAACAATCATGAAATGGTTTCAATTAATGTCATTAATCATGTCATTATAAACGGGCAAAAGGAAACTTAAATTAAACATTCAATCATAAGTGGAGCTATGCATCATAAGTGGTTGGTCTCAGTTCTTGTGCAGTACAAGTTGATCGTGGATCTTACCGTCACTGTCCCTCACAAACTGGAAGAGGAGAGTAGTAGCGTTGGCACTGAACCAAGAGTAGCCCCAGTGctgcaatgtgtgtgtgtgtggtgtgtgtgtgtggtgtgtgtgtgtggtgtgtgtgtgtggtgtgtgtgtgtggtgtgtgtgtgtggtgggaggggcATACACTTGAGAATGGATTAAGACACAAAGAGTTCTCGTTAGCAAATTATTAAGTGTACGACTTACATCGACATCAACCACTTCCATGTAGGCTGGTTTGATGAGACTGCAATAAGGGATTGTTAGACACACTGCTATAGCTACCTAAGGGATTGTTAGACACactgctatatagctatacctcACTAATGCTTACTGGATGTTCTTTGAGAGTCCCTGTCCTCCCATTCCTATGACAACATGAGTGGTGGCACCCTCAGTACACACAGAGTTGAACACAGGGCATGTTCGCTGGTACGAATGATGATGACCCCACATTGCTAGGTCCACCTTGCtctcctgggggggggggggggggggtcatacGACTAGGGATAAGGTTAGAGTGGACTCACCTTCAGTAGTGGTTCCACTGTGGCTCTGAGCAGCTCAGACACTGGTAGGTCTCCAGACTTGGGAGAGTCATTAGTGCTGTCAATGTACATTGGtctgaatgcatgcatgggaaacAAATCAGTAACAGTTtgcaagcttgtgacagaagAGCTCATTCACCTATGCCCAGCAAAGACCAACCATGGCGTCTTGCTCCTGTCCACCATACTGAGGCGAGCCTTCATATAGTTGTACTGTGGTGATCCCACTGTGAAGTTGTGCTCAGTGCTCATGAGGAAGAAGTGAACTGGACCATAATCAAACTCATACCTGAAGGGACACGTTCTATATAGTTACTATAGTACAGGAAGGAAATAATCACATCAAAATAAAGGAGCACATGATTGAACGTACGTATCCATGGATACAAATATTACACACAATGTACGTGGATATAGATAACCCACCAAGCTTCATCGAGAGAAGGGCGTGGCATGGGGAACCGTCTCTCGTGAGGCACCCCACACTCTCCCCCCGAGTCAGTGCCATCATAGTACGATCTGTGGGGGTAGCATGTATACAATGCAGGGGGGCGGTAATGGTGGAGGGTAGCATGTATACAATGCAGGGGGGCGGTAATGGTGGGGGGTAGCATGTATACAATGCAGGGGGGCGGTAATGTGGCTCACTTTGATTGGGGGAAGTCCCTCTCATGATTACCAATACAGACCATATAAGGCACTCGAGTGGCCACCGCCTGTATCTGGTCAAAGAATTCGTcccactgcacacacacacacacacacacacagagtggtcAGCATACAGTCATGAGATATTGATTGtctactatagctctata
This genomic stretch from Halichondria panicea chromosome 16, odHalPani1.1, whole genome shotgun sequence harbors:
- the LOC135349578 gene encoding H(+)/Cl(-) exchange transporter 4-like codes for the protein MSLSSLSSDEESEIIVERSSGPINGPGSNGGQIQSDESDVSLLDGRGVVNKARSPSFQPIVHFEGTVREPHNPNYDLRDESTIRERSHPKRYYDDFHTIDWVRDRNRDRMRHKRLVKDKRLSWRGWAKRFWDAGSGWTLVFLVGVSSGILAGIVDVSAEWMSDLKEGFCTHTSFYNKEACCWTTNESNMDAPETHCQLWREWSDVANVASGTTGAYVINYTIYVVFAVLFAGLAGLYVTTLAPYASGSGIPEVKTILSGFIIRGYLGAWTLLVKTVGMVLAVGAGLSLGKEGPLVHVACCAGNLFTRVFPKYYKNEAKKREILSAAAAAGVSVAFGAPVGGVLFSLEEISYYFPHKVMWRSFFAALTAAFTLKLMNPYFSGHLVLFYANYDHQWHIFEFFPFLLIGVFGGLYGAAFIWCNIKWSKIRMKYFKSFPLPLIEVLAVAVLTGLIQFPNPYTRTNASQVIRQLFSQCGPLDTTTIDLCDYNISHTDPDALYHDSPALSGVWTAVWQLFLAMVVKGLLTIFTYGIKVPAGLFIPSMFVGACFGRIVGICMEQLLVVYQDSSFVKLFCSDQETCITPGLYAMIGAAAALGGVTRMTVSLVVIMFELTGGLTYIVPIMVAVMISKWVGDALHKDGIYDAHIHLLGYPFLDSKDEFTHNTVVSDVMRPQQGDPPLTVIDLSLATIGSLRTTIEESEYFGFPCVLNADSQLLAGFLSRKDIQFVLDQVAIRDEGISDESRVYFIDSARKMNRQLLALQVPSVNFRGLMDPSPFQISDQTPMETVVEMVRKLGIRQVLISHKGRLLGIVTKKDVLRHMAQLENKDPSTIRFH
- the LOC135349593 gene encoding GDP-L-fucose synthase-like, which gives rise to MASPPSSKKVCPDETITIMVTGGSGLVGQAIRTVVAEEAQPNEHWVFLSSKDGDLSDITETRKLFEKHRPTHVVHLAAMVGGLFKNIKYKLDFLRKNLQINDSVLQCCYEYKVKKCVSCLSTCIFPDKTTYPIDETMVHNGPPHSSNFGYAHAKRLIDIQNRAYHEQHGCMFTSVIPTNIYGPHDNFNLEDSHVIPGLIHKCYIAKQNESPLTVYGSGSPLRQFIYSKDLAKLFVWVLRHYEEIDPIILSVGEEDEISIKDVALMITEAMEFKQEVKFDTSKSDGQHKKTASNAKLRSYLPDFQFTDPKQGIREAVEWFCSNYDTARK
- the LOC135349591 gene encoding uncharacterized protein LOC135349591, with amino-acid sequence MTSKRQCLCCSLLCLFFCTVILQLCHNGLLKHVKHLLVKKQLHQTSLALSDIRRPQILTPFISTDPPSSSSVLSHHISFPHGDAVRDDVLNAPWVSVLRETLHKFPSKQLNLVASNGQFRSILLNWLISSLVKLPRPLDNVLVIALDSDLHTLLEERGVPSVYVDNTTVVSMDTEMQTRYSHIWITRTTVYRLISHWGYDIAVFDSDAILLQNPTQLFDTYKDVDMIGSAGSYPFLLGEKWGVTFCMGVALFRHTHRTELLWEVLAGTRNFSMDDQVKLNYALDECSIQWSPVHVQTETVLGECAADKLGGLRVAVLPHSVICRKAPCASSLYVLHRNSRKESSAKRQIARTYGVWYLRPNWTMIDSRTTGSTRLTGTEWLRAIARS
- the LOC135349592 gene encoding sodium/bile acid cotransporter 7-B-like isoform X3, yielding MNVSGFLSEVLKRWFILGIVTAIVLAKLHPLIGVKGGPLHPEYTVKYFAVSVIFFNSGLSLKTEELTRALGQVRLHIFIQSFTLVFIPIAMTILVKLLALTDFIDKPFLNGLHVVGCMPPPVSSAVILTKAVGGNDAAAVFNSAFGSFLGIFVTPLLLLYLLSITVLVPLFLGQIVRRVMKAWLEEKSPPFGTISSCILLFIIYTTFCDTFNSSDSDIAVSSVVKVIVLVFSCQCVFLCITYLTTSLLGVFTRSDIVAMLFCSTHKSLTLGIPMLKIVFEGSTMLSSLTLPLLIYHPIQILLGSALVPWLQGWLRPDTPTSPPRSSPVESLPT
- the LOC135349592 gene encoding sodium/bile acid cotransporter 7-B-like isoform X1, which encodes MNVSGFLSEVLKRWFILGIVTAIVLAKLHPLIGVKGGPLHPEYTVKYFAVSVIFFNSGLSLKTEELTRALGQVRLHIFIQSFTLVFIPIAMTILVKLLALTDFIDKPFLNGLHVVGCMPPPVSSAVILTKAVGGNDAAAVFNSAFGSFLVSPTHCICSAVYSQLLTLQGIFVTPLLLLYLVGTTASVPFVSVFAQLSITVLVPLFLGQIVRRVMKAWLEEKSPPFGTISSCILLFIIYTTFCDTFNSSDSDIAVSSVVKVIVLVFSCQCVFLCITYLTTSLLGVFTRSDIVAMLFCSTHKSLTLGIPMLKIVFEGSTMLSSLTLPLLIYHPIQILLGSALVPWLQGWLRPDTPTSPPRSSPVESLPT
- the LOC135349592 gene encoding sodium/bile acid cotransporter 7-B-like isoform X2, with the protein product MNVSGFLSEVLKRWFILGIVTAIVLAKLHPLIGVKGGPLHPEYTVKYFAVSVIFFNSGLSLKTEELTRALGQVRLHIFIQSFTLVFIPIAMTILVKLLALTDFIDKPFLNGLHVVGCMPPPVSSAVILTKAVGGNDAAAVFNSAFGSFLGIFVTPLLLLYLVGTTASVPFVSVFAQLSITVLVPLFLGQIVRRVMKAWLEEKSPPFGTISSCILLFIIYTTFCDTFNSSDSDIAVSSVVKVIVLVFSCQCVFLCITYLTTSLLGVFTRSDIVAMLFCSTHKSLTLGIPMLKIVFEGSTMLSSLTLPLLIYHPIQILLGSALVPWLQGWLRPDTPTSPPRSSPVESLPT